In one window of Pseudobdellovibrionaceae bacterium DNA:
- the rseP gene encoding RIP metalloprotease RseP codes for MDFLVGFLQSGFSAIGPFFILLGLLIFVHELGHFLVARWNGVRVEVFSLGFGKKIFQYKKGDTNYCISIMPLGGYVKMFGDDPSVEIPDNEKPYSFLHQSVGARIAIVLAGPLMNLFFAIFLFFALGLIGEQVAGTKLGDIDSNTAAYTAGFRSGDNILQINDKTMATWVQVSDTISDSAGKPLSFVLDRKNEAVTVVATPVLTPTNSLLALRSEVGDIEGLSVLSQSSRVSVLDPLSPAARAGMMPVEQISSINGVEVKTYRDIDTQLERWLRGPRGPIEIETQEITQGDSHSKRKIVVPDFEPMSPDQLSQQLGFETTSLVIFRPKSGSPAESAGLQHGDRLVMANGKLLSDFSDLVKVVSSFDESHPPIELKVQRREGIKTLSVAPELTDAPGRQGALERRYTLGIMSSVEYTVSSKAINRYGFVDSVKLGFVKTWEWTQRITLGIAKLVQNEVSSKNIGGFITIGRVASQSFEMGIDRFIQTMALISINLFLLNLLPVPVLDGGHLLFFTIEALRGAPMSMRKMEIAQQVGLVLLLFLMIFALFNDISNYFNSIW; via the coding sequence ATGGATTTTTTAGTCGGATTTTTGCAGTCAGGATTTTCAGCCATTGGCCCCTTTTTTATTTTGCTGGGGCTATTAATCTTTGTACATGAATTGGGACATTTCCTTGTGGCGCGATGGAATGGCGTGCGCGTTGAAGTGTTCAGCCTTGGTTTTGGCAAAAAAATATTTCAGTACAAAAAGGGCGATACCAATTACTGTATTTCAATTATGCCACTTGGTGGCTATGTCAAAATGTTTGGTGACGATCCCTCTGTTGAAATTCCTGATAACGAAAAACCCTATTCTTTCTTGCATCAATCTGTAGGGGCTCGAATAGCTATTGTCTTAGCTGGGCCTTTAATGAATTTGTTTTTTGCCATCTTTTTGTTTTTTGCGCTCGGTTTAATTGGCGAGCAGGTCGCCGGTACCAAACTTGGCGACATCGATTCAAATACAGCTGCATATACTGCGGGCTTCCGCTCCGGCGATAACATTCTGCAGATCAATGACAAAACTATGGCCACCTGGGTGCAAGTGAGCGATACAATTTCAGACAGTGCCGGCAAGCCGCTGTCATTTGTTCTTGATCGAAAGAACGAAGCCGTGACAGTGGTGGCCACTCCCGTGCTAACGCCTACAAATTCATTGCTAGCCCTGCGTTCTGAGGTCGGTGACATAGAGGGGCTGTCGGTTCTCTCACAATCCAGTCGGGTCAGCGTTCTTGACCCTCTAAGCCCGGCGGCCCGCGCAGGCATGATGCCAGTGGAGCAGATTTCATCAATTAATGGAGTTGAGGTTAAGACCTATCGAGATATCGATACTCAACTAGAGCGGTGGCTTCGCGGACCACGGGGACCCATAGAAATTGAAACTCAAGAGATCACCCAAGGGGATTCTCACTCTAAACGTAAAATCGTGGTGCCAGATTTTGAACCTATGAGCCCAGATCAATTATCCCAACAGCTCGGGTTTGAAACCACATCCCTAGTGATTTTTCGGCCCAAATCCGGCTCGCCGGCTGAATCGGCTGGGCTTCAGCATGGTGACCGATTGGTGATGGCCAATGGCAAACTTCTCTCTGATTTTTCTGACTTGGTCAAAGTGGTTTCTTCATTCGACGAATCTCACCCCCCCATCGAACTAAAGGTTCAGCGCCGAGAGGGCATTAAGACTTTGTCCGTCGCGCCAGAGCTGACAGATGCCCCTGGTCGTCAAGGGGCACTTGAGCGCCGTTATACCCTAGGGATCATGAGCTCTGTAGAATACACGGTTTCGTCGAAAGCGATCAATCGATACGGTTTTGTTGATTCTGTTAAACTGGGATTTGTTAAAACCTGGGAGTGGACACAAAGAATTACCCTCGGAATTGCAAAGCTTGTTCAGAACGAAGTTTCATCTAAGAATATTGGTGGTTTTATCACCATCGGCCGAGTGGCTAGCCAATCTTTTGAAATGGGAATAGACCGATTTATTCAAACAATGGCGTTGATTTCTATTAACCTGTTTTTACTTAATCTATTACCGGTTCCTGTTTTGGACGGAGGTCATCTTTTGTTTTTCACGATCGAGGCTCTGCGGGGCGCCCCTATGAGTATGCGAAAGATGGAAATCGCTCAACAAGTGGGCCTCGTGCTCTTACTGTTTTTAATGATTTTTGCTTTATTTAACGATATTTCGAATTATTTTAACTCTATTTGGTAG
- the tsaB gene encoding tRNA (adenosine(37)-N6)-threonylcarbamoyltransferase complex dimerization subunit type 1 TsaB, which yields MFLLSVETSSQLGSLAIIESTSSSGARVLASTQWSKSKSHSEVITVKLDECLSKAGLELSGITHLAVGQGPGSFTGLRVGINLVRTLGYANDLPVYSCSSLDVLARPAMVKFPDKPVLCLINAFRNLMYASCYQSVDSTHSTHKLVWGPEAITVKQLEERIKSSHTCVGNGYETFGNWLSAPLKSWLDRDEGLEDTPSATDLGLMAVDPQLKNEFSSWKSIKPLYIRGSEAEEKLRSGLLKPIREI from the coding sequence ATGTTTCTTCTCTCTGTAGAAACCAGTTCGCAACTGGGAAGTCTGGCTATTATAGAGTCTACAAGCTCATCTGGTGCTCGAGTTCTGGCTTCGACACAGTGGTCTAAGTCAAAAAGCCATAGTGAAGTCATCACGGTAAAGCTTGATGAATGTTTAAGCAAAGCTGGCTTAGAGCTTTCTGGCATCACTCACCTCGCCGTGGGCCAGGGCCCTGGTAGCTTCACTGGGTTGCGTGTGGGAATTAATTTGGTCCGAACCTTAGGTTATGCCAATGATTTACCTGTGTACTCATGTAGTTCGCTTGATGTGCTCGCAAGGCCGGCTATGGTTAAGTTTCCAGATAAACCTGTATTGTGTTTAATAAATGCTTTTAGAAATCTCATGTATGCAAGCTGTTACCAATCAGTAGATTCAACGCACTCCACTCACAAATTAGTTTGGGGACCCGAAGCTATAACCGTTAAGCAATTGGAAGAACGGATTAAGTCATCACATACATGTGTAGGCAACGGATATGAGACTTTTGGAAATTGGTTGAGTGCCCCACTTAAGTCTTGGCTAGATCGAGATGAAGGTCTGGAAGATACGCCTTCAGCCACCGACTTAGGTCTTATGGCCGTTGATCCCCAACTAAAAAATGAATTTTCGTCCTGGAAATCCATAAAACCTCTTTATATTCGCGGCTCTGAAGCCGAAGAGAAACTAAGAAGCGGTTTGTTAAAACCGATTCGTGAAATTTAG